Sequence from the Dehalococcoidia bacterium genome:
CTCCGAGGCGGACATCGTCATCTCGTCGACCTCTGCGCCCGGGCACGTGATCGAGCGCGCTCACGTCGAAGCGGCCATGAAGCGCCGCCGCCAGAGGCCGCTTGCCCTTGTCGACATCGCCGTGCCCAGGGACGTAGAGCCCGCCGCCGGCGAGATCCCCGGCGTCCGCCTCTTCGACATAGACGACCTTCAGGCCCAGGCAGAGGCCCACCGCGCCGCCCGCCAGGCGGAGGTCGCGGCCGTCGAGGCCATCGTCGAGGAGGAGGTCGCGCGCTTCGCGGAGTGGCTGCGCCAGAACGGCGCCGTCCCGACGATAGCGGTCCTCCGCCGGCGGGCAGAACGGGTGCGCCAGCTCGAGGTCGAACGCACTCTGGCGCGCTTGCCGGGGCTCACGCCCCGGGACCGCAAGCGCATCGAAGCGATGAGCAAAGCCATCGTCAAGCGCCTACTCCATGAACCCGTGACGCGGCTCAGGGAGGGCAGCTATGAACGCCACGTCCAGGCCCTGCGGGAGCTCTTTGGCCTGGAGGAGGATGACGGGGCCGCGCGGTGACGCGCCCGCAGCCCGGGGACGCCCGCCTTCGTATACTCGAACTAGGATGAAGTTCCTCTACTGCCCCCTCTGTGGACAGCCCACCACGTCGCGCGAGATCGGTGGCCGGGAGCGCGAGTACTGCGAGGCGTGCAAGCGCCCGTACTTCCTCAACCCGGTGGCCGCCGCCGCTGCCGTGATCCTCGAAGGTGACCGCATTTTGCTCTGCCGCCGCAACAGCAGCGTCTTCCGGGGCCGCTGGTCCATTCCCGCCGGCTTCTGTGAGGAGGACGAGACGATTGAGGAGTGCGCGGCGCGGGAGGCGAGGGAGGAACTGGGCCTGGAGGTAGAGGTCAGGGAACTCATCGACGCCAACAGCGGCTTCGAGGTCGAGGGCCGGCCTGTGGTCGGCGTCTATTACCGCGTCGAGCCGCGCGGCGGCAAGATAGAACCCGGAGACGACGTCGACGGGGCGCGCTTCTTCCCGCTGGACGATGTGCCGGACCTGCCCTTCGCCGGTGACCGGCGCGTCGTGCGCATCCTGCGGGAGCGGCTGCTCGGCGCGCGGGGCATCGCCGGCGGCGCTACGACGGGTTAAGCTTTGGCGGGATGAAGATCGAAGCCGTTGCCTTCGACTGCTATGGCACGATCGTCGATTTCAGCGACGACCACTTCGCGCGCGCCTATGAGGAGATCTGCCGCGAGCAGGGCATCGACATCGAGGGCAAGGTCTTCTACGAGAAGTGGATGGAGGTCTGGCGCCGTCTCGCCTCAGACGGCCGGACCTCGGACGCGGGCACCGTTGCGGTGACCCCAGTGGTCGCTGCCACGGCCGAGGCGCCGAACGCCCCCGGCCC
This genomic interval carries:
- a CDS encoding NUDIX hydrolase gives rise to the protein MKFLYCPLCGQPTTSREIGGREREYCEACKRPYFLNPVAAAAAVILEGDRILLCRRNSSVFRGRWSIPAGFCEEDETIEECAAREAREELGLEVEVRELIDANSGFEVEGRPVVGVYYRVEPRGGKIEPGDDVDGARFFPLDDVPDLPFAGDRRVVRILRERLLGARGIAGGATTG